The Arachis hypogaea cultivar Tifrunner chromosome 19, arahy.Tifrunner.gnm2.J5K5, whole genome shotgun sequence genome has a window encoding:
- the LOC140182421 gene encoding uncharacterized protein produces MELHRTNPGSTARLDMIPQLEFLPLFDRLYISLDACKKGFIKGCRPLIGLDGCFLKGYYGGQLLSAVCQMSGLALALKNIFPMAFHRNCVLHIWKNFIKQFKDQNTKQLVWDCARCTTQIEFKAAMEKLKQISVPAWKYLDRFDPAAWSKVFFSPGPKVDNITNNMCEIWNAKIVVYRGMPCRHAVAAMSKMGLRPEDFVHKWLTMKAVKATYSHCIKPVNSEEYWVQSDAPKTLPPPIKRAAHRPNMKRISDPVE; encoded by the exons ATGGAACTGCATAGGACAAACCCTGGTTCAACTGCAAGATTAGACATGATACCTCAGCTAGAGTTTCTCCCTTTGTTTGATAGACTATATATAAGCTTGGATGCTTGCAAGAAGGGCTTTATAAAAGGATGCAGGCCTTTGATTGGATTAGACGGTTGTTTTCTTAAGGGCTATTATGGCGGTCAGCTACTATCTGCAGTGTGTCAAATGAGT GGATTGGCATTAGCCTTAAAGAACATATTTCCAATGGCTTTTCATAGGAACTGCGTACTACACATTTGGAAGAATTTCATCAAGCAATTTAAGGACCAAAACACCAAGCAACTTGTATGGGATTGTGCACGTTGCACCACACAAATTGAGTTCAAGGCAGCTATGGAAAAGCTGAAACAGATCAGTGTTCCAGCTTGGAAATATCTTGATAGGTTTGATCCAGCTGCCTGGTCAAAGGTGTTTTTCAGTCCCGGACCCAAGGTTGACAATATCACCAATAATATGTGTGAAATTTGGAACGCTAAGATAGTGGTATACAGGG GTATGCCTTGTAGACATGCAGTGGCAGCCATGTCTAAGATGGGCCTTAGGCCTGAAGATTTTGTGCATAAGTGGCTGACAATGAAAGCAGTAAAAGCTACATACTCACATTGCATTAAACCGGTTAATAGTGAAGAGTACTGGGTACAATCGGATGCTCCTAAGACTCTTCCTCCTCCAATCAAAAGAGCTGCTCATAGGCCAAATATGAAGAGAATATCAGACCCGGTTGAGTAA
- the LOC112776078 gene encoding transcription factor bHLH128 isoform X3 has product MYQPSSSSSSSSQAHNSTVSEPALTRYGSAPGSLLRTAVDAVIAGGAGGPRHPHPLMPTGSHYFSGESSESTSKVNDNSKDHNLHRSYGLQQDAFAGSSSSSSSLLRQRSSPAGFLSNLADNAGGGGGGGGGGFTITRGGGGSGGGNYGSNSGRLKSQMSFTGQDSLSQISEVSESVVVDASTSERAYAMDHCWDNSNSNSSSIVFSAPPSKRSKNIDGDILNCLTALDSQYSLPQTALEMATMEKLMHIPEDSVPCKIRAKRGCATHPRSIAERERRTRISGKLKKLQELVPNMDKYMPHTMKPVFLKSLCLIDESLPLIESANKLCRHARFGSSTY; this is encoded by the exons ATGTACCaaccttcctcttcctcctcctcttcttctcagGCTCACAACTCAACCGTTTCTGAACCCGCTTTGACCCGCTACGGTTCAGCCCCTGGCTCTCTCCTCCGCACAGCCGTCGATGCCGTCATAGCCGGAGGGGCCGGAGGCCCCCGACATCCTCATCCTCTCATGCCTACGGGATCCCACTACTTCTCCGGGGAGTCCTCCGAGTCCACCTCCAAAGTCAACGACAATTCCAAAGATCATAACCTTCACAGATCGTACGGACTTCAGCAGGACGCCTTCGCCggatcctcctcttcctcttcctccttgcTCCGCCAGAGGAGCTCCCCCGCCGGCTTCCTCTCCAACCTTGCTGACAATGCTG GGGGTGGTGGAGGGGGAGGTGGAGGTGGGTTCACGATCACAAGAGGGGGTGGCGGCAGCGGAGGAGGAAACTACGGCTCTAACAGTGGGAGGTTGAAGTCTCAGATGAGCTTCACCGGGCAAGACTCTCTCTCTCAGATATCAGAGGTAAGCGAGAGCGTTGTGGTGGATGCATCCACTTCTGAGCGTGCTTATGCAATGGACCACTGCTGGGACAACTCTAACTCCAACTCCAGCTCCATTGTCTTCTCCGCCCCGCCCTCCAAACGCTCCAAAAATATTGACGGTGACATCCTCAATTGTCTCACTGCCTTGGACTCTCAG TATAGTCTGCCACAAACTGCTCTTGAAATGGCAACAATGGAGAAGCTAATGCACATTCCTGAAGACTCTGTCCCTTGTAAAATCCGTGCTAAGCGAGGCTGTGCCACTCACCCCCGCAGCATTGCAGAACGG GAGAGAAGAACTAGAATAAGCGGTAAGCTGAAGAAACTGCAGGAACTTGTACCCAATATGGATAAG TACATGCCTCATACAATGAAACCGGTATTTCTAAAATCCTTATGTCTCATAGATGAATCTCTTCCCTTAATTGAATCAG CAAACAAGCTATGCAGACATGCTAGATTTGGCAGTTCAACATATTAA
- the LOC112776078 gene encoding transcription factor bHLH128 isoform X1, protein MYQPSSSSSSSSQAHNSTVSEPALTRYGSAPGSLLRTAVDAVIAGGAGGPRHPHPLMPTGSHYFSGESSESTSKVNDNSKDHNLHRSYGLQQDAFAGSSSSSSSLLRQRSSPAGFLSNLADNAGTQRGGGGGGGGGFTITRGGGGSGGGNYGSNSGRLKSQMSFTGQDSLSQISEVSESVVVDASTSERAYAMDHCWDNSNSNSSSIVFSAPPSKRSKNIDGDILNCLTALDSQYSLPQTALEMATMEKLMHIPEDSVPCKIRAKRGCATHPRSIAERERRTRISGKLKKLQELVPNMDKYMPHTMKPVFLKSLCLIDESLPLIESANKLCRHARFGSSTY, encoded by the exons ATGTACCaaccttcctcttcctcctcctcttcttctcagGCTCACAACTCAACCGTTTCTGAACCCGCTTTGACCCGCTACGGTTCAGCCCCTGGCTCTCTCCTCCGCACAGCCGTCGATGCCGTCATAGCCGGAGGGGCCGGAGGCCCCCGACATCCTCATCCTCTCATGCCTACGGGATCCCACTACTTCTCCGGGGAGTCCTCCGAGTCCACCTCCAAAGTCAACGACAATTCCAAAGATCATAACCTTCACAGATCGTACGGACTTCAGCAGGACGCCTTCGCCggatcctcctcttcctcttcctccttgcTCCGCCAGAGGAGCTCCCCCGCCGGCTTCCTCTCCAACCTTGCTGACAATGCTGGTACCCAAA GGGGTGGTGGAGGGGGAGGTGGAGGTGGGTTCACGATCACAAGAGGGGGTGGCGGCAGCGGAGGAGGAAACTACGGCTCTAACAGTGGGAGGTTGAAGTCTCAGATGAGCTTCACCGGGCAAGACTCTCTCTCTCAGATATCAGAGGTAAGCGAGAGCGTTGTGGTGGATGCATCCACTTCTGAGCGTGCTTATGCAATGGACCACTGCTGGGACAACTCTAACTCCAACTCCAGCTCCATTGTCTTCTCCGCCCCGCCCTCCAAACGCTCCAAAAATATTGACGGTGACATCCTCAATTGTCTCACTGCCTTGGACTCTCAG TATAGTCTGCCACAAACTGCTCTTGAAATGGCAACAATGGAGAAGCTAATGCACATTCCTGAAGACTCTGTCCCTTGTAAAATCCGTGCTAAGCGAGGCTGTGCCACTCACCCCCGCAGCATTGCAGAACGG GAGAGAAGAACTAGAATAAGCGGTAAGCTGAAGAAACTGCAGGAACTTGTACCCAATATGGATAAG TACATGCCTCATACAATGAAACCGGTATTTCTAAAATCCTTATGTCTCATAGATGAATCTCTTCCCTTAATTGAATCAG CAAACAAGCTATGCAGACATGCTAGATTTGGCAGTTCAACATATTAA
- the LOC112776078 gene encoding transcription factor bHLH128 isoform X4, producing the protein MYQPSSSSSSSSQAHNSTVSEPALTRYGSAPGSLLRTAVDAVIAGGAGGPRHPHPLMPTGSHYFSGESSESTSKVNDNSKDHNLHRSYGLQQDAFAGSSSSSSSLLRQRSSPAGFLSNLADNAGGGGGGGGGGFTITRGGGGSGGGNYGSNSGRLKSQMSFTGQDSLSQISEVSESVVVDASTSERAYAMDHCWDNSNSNSSSIVFSAPPSKRSKNIDGDILNCLTALDSQYSLPQTALEMATMEKLMHIPEDSVPCKIRAKRGCATHPRSIAERERRTRISGKLKKLQELVPNMDKQTSYADMLDLAVQHIKGLQTQVQKLHTELDNCTCGCKPSS; encoded by the exons ATGTACCaaccttcctcttcctcctcctcttcttctcagGCTCACAACTCAACCGTTTCTGAACCCGCTTTGACCCGCTACGGTTCAGCCCCTGGCTCTCTCCTCCGCACAGCCGTCGATGCCGTCATAGCCGGAGGGGCCGGAGGCCCCCGACATCCTCATCCTCTCATGCCTACGGGATCCCACTACTTCTCCGGGGAGTCCTCCGAGTCCACCTCCAAAGTCAACGACAATTCCAAAGATCATAACCTTCACAGATCGTACGGACTTCAGCAGGACGCCTTCGCCggatcctcctcttcctcttcctccttgcTCCGCCAGAGGAGCTCCCCCGCCGGCTTCCTCTCCAACCTTGCTGACAATGCTG GGGGTGGTGGAGGGGGAGGTGGAGGTGGGTTCACGATCACAAGAGGGGGTGGCGGCAGCGGAGGAGGAAACTACGGCTCTAACAGTGGGAGGTTGAAGTCTCAGATGAGCTTCACCGGGCAAGACTCTCTCTCTCAGATATCAGAGGTAAGCGAGAGCGTTGTGGTGGATGCATCCACTTCTGAGCGTGCTTATGCAATGGACCACTGCTGGGACAACTCTAACTCCAACTCCAGCTCCATTGTCTTCTCCGCCCCGCCCTCCAAACGCTCCAAAAATATTGACGGTGACATCCTCAATTGTCTCACTGCCTTGGACTCTCAG TATAGTCTGCCACAAACTGCTCTTGAAATGGCAACAATGGAGAAGCTAATGCACATTCCTGAAGACTCTGTCCCTTGTAAAATCCGTGCTAAGCGAGGCTGTGCCACTCACCCCCGCAGCATTGCAGAACGG GAGAGAAGAACTAGAATAAGCGGTAAGCTGAAGAAACTGCAGGAACTTGTACCCAATATGGATAAG CAAACAAGCTATGCAGACATGCTAGATTTGGCAGTTCAACATATTAAAGGTCTTCAAACTCAAGTCCAG AAGCTTCACACTGAACTTGACAATTGCACTTGTGGATGCAAACCAAGCTCATAA
- the LOC112776078 gene encoding transcription factor bHLH128 isoform X2 has translation MYQPSSSSSSSSQAHNSTVSEPALTRYGSAPGSLLRTAVDAVIAGGAGGPRHPHPLMPTGSHYFSGESSESTSKVNDNSKDHNLHRSYGLQQDAFAGSSSSSSSLLRQRSSPAGFLSNLADNAGTQRGGGGGGGGGFTITRGGGGSGGGNYGSNSGRLKSQMSFTGQDSLSQISEVSESVVVDASTSERAYAMDHCWDNSNSNSSSIVFSAPPSKRSKNIDGDILNCLTALDSQYSLPQTALEMATMEKLMHIPEDSVPCKIRAKRGCATHPRSIAERERRTRISGKLKKLQELVPNMDKQTSYADMLDLAVQHIKGLQTQVQKLHTELDNCTCGCKPSS, from the exons ATGTACCaaccttcctcttcctcctcctcttcttctcagGCTCACAACTCAACCGTTTCTGAACCCGCTTTGACCCGCTACGGTTCAGCCCCTGGCTCTCTCCTCCGCACAGCCGTCGATGCCGTCATAGCCGGAGGGGCCGGAGGCCCCCGACATCCTCATCCTCTCATGCCTACGGGATCCCACTACTTCTCCGGGGAGTCCTCCGAGTCCACCTCCAAAGTCAACGACAATTCCAAAGATCATAACCTTCACAGATCGTACGGACTTCAGCAGGACGCCTTCGCCggatcctcctcttcctcttcctccttgcTCCGCCAGAGGAGCTCCCCCGCCGGCTTCCTCTCCAACCTTGCTGACAATGCTGGTACCCAAA GGGGTGGTGGAGGGGGAGGTGGAGGTGGGTTCACGATCACAAGAGGGGGTGGCGGCAGCGGAGGAGGAAACTACGGCTCTAACAGTGGGAGGTTGAAGTCTCAGATGAGCTTCACCGGGCAAGACTCTCTCTCTCAGATATCAGAGGTAAGCGAGAGCGTTGTGGTGGATGCATCCACTTCTGAGCGTGCTTATGCAATGGACCACTGCTGGGACAACTCTAACTCCAACTCCAGCTCCATTGTCTTCTCCGCCCCGCCCTCCAAACGCTCCAAAAATATTGACGGTGACATCCTCAATTGTCTCACTGCCTTGGACTCTCAG TATAGTCTGCCACAAACTGCTCTTGAAATGGCAACAATGGAGAAGCTAATGCACATTCCTGAAGACTCTGTCCCTTGTAAAATCCGTGCTAAGCGAGGCTGTGCCACTCACCCCCGCAGCATTGCAGAACGG GAGAGAAGAACTAGAATAAGCGGTAAGCTGAAGAAACTGCAGGAACTTGTACCCAATATGGATAAG CAAACAAGCTATGCAGACATGCTAGATTTGGCAGTTCAACATATTAAAGGTCTTCAAACTCAAGTCCAG AAGCTTCACACTGAACTTGACAATTGCACTTGTGGATGCAAACCAAGCTCATAA